The following coding sequences are from one Plasmodium knowlesi strain H genome assembly, chromosome: 9 window:
- a CDS encoding ribosome assembly protein 4, putative, giving the protein MEEEDGGSDGMNKQILIQFVNHENKSTGPVINVPLSITKENLDQLINDLNAKNENSIQDDDQQENISYSFMINDKLAIKNNLYDTIKDNTISSEDILRIKYFPLNIFKIKRITTCNATLPGHTNSILCLAFSPNSSHLATGAGDNTVRLWDINTKTPIVTLKDHTNWVLSVLFSPDNQFLATAGMDQNVFIYETHTGKLLNKLSGHKKEVTTLCFEPLHLLNKSSIQRSATEMKKRKKENEAEEDTRNGSKRGKSDAEPELCNSTGGHQNGENELPSEDAKENKSKKGEESKVKGNQNDPNSNNTEEAPPKSAYFLKCRLASAGKDGCIRINNVMNNSVEKVLTGHTNTITCILWSGMDEQNSRIYSSSRDTTIKIWNPNEGTLIHNFKGHKHWVNCLSINAERIIKNGIYNLDVIINKIHIENQIEKSKKIYKNFFQSIKNEKIVSGSDDGTLYLIDCLPNDEFKPTRLIGHQKTVIHAQFSPDGKFIASCSFDNTVRVWSATDGQFLTVYRGHVGPVYKVVWSIDNNYVVSCSQDSTLKLWKVSHLVSQLKNKKGIPSGEEDTAPSTNGISNEPEGKIDSKQKNGKNCLNGKNTKKVKTLLVDLPGHSDAVYAIDWSNDGKFVASGGKDKLLKIWSY; this is encoded by the coding sequence atggaagaagaggatgGCGGAAGCGATGGGATGAACAAACAAATCCTCATCCAGTTTGTGAACCACGAAAACAAGTCGACAGGCCCAGTAATCAACGTGCCCCTGAGCATAACAAAGGAAAACTTGGATCAACTCATAAACGATTTGAAcgcgaaaaatgaaaattctaTTCAAGACGATGACCAACAAGAAAATATCAGCTACTCCTTTATGATTAATGATAAATTGGctataaaaaataacttgTATGACACCATAAAGGATAATACTATAAGTAGTGAAGATATTTTAcgtataaaatatttccctttaaatatttttaaaataaaaagaattacaACGTGCAATGCTACCTTACCTGGTCATACGAATTCAATTCTCTGTTTAGCATTCAGTCCAAATAGTTCCCATCTAGCTACGGGCGCAGGGGATAACACagttaggttgtgggatatCAATACAAAAACACCAATCGTAACGCTAAAGGATCACACAAACTGGGTGCTATCTGTTCTGTTTTCTCCCGATAATCAATTCCTGGCTACTGCGGGTATGGATCAAAATGTCTTTATATACGAAACGCACACgggaaaattattaaataaattaagtggacacaaaaaggaagttaCAACGTTATGCTTTGAGCCACTTCACTTGCTCAACAAAAGTTCCATACAAAGAAGTGCGactgaaatgaagaaaaggaagaaggaaaacgaagCGGAAGAGGATACAAGGAATGGgtccaaaagggggaaatccGACGCAGAACCGGAATTGTGTAACTCCACTGGTGGCcaccaaaatggagaaaacgaaTTACCTAGTGAAGatgcaaaagaaaataaaagcaaaaagggagaggaaagTAAGGTGAAGGGTAATCAAAACGACCCAAATAGTAACAACACCGAAGAAGCCCCTCCAAAAAGTGCATACTTCCTAAAATGCAGACTTGCCAGTGCAGGCAAGGATGGCTGTATCAGGATAAACAACGTAATGAACAATAGCGTAGAGAAGGTTCTGACCGGACACACAAACACAATCACGTGCATACTGTGGTCTGGCATGGACGAACAAAATTCCAGGATCTATAGCAGCTCTAGAGACACCACTATCAAAATATGGAACCCTAACGAAGGGACGCTGATTCACAATTTTAAGGGACACAAACACTGGGTTAATTGTTTGTCTATAAACGCAGAAcggataataaaaaatggcatttACAATCTTGATGTTATCATAAACAAAATACATATAGAAAATCAAAtagaaaaatcgaaaaaaatttataaaaattttttccaaagcataaagaacgaaaaaatagTAAGTGGTTCGGACGATGGAACTCTTTACCTTATTGACTGTCTACCAAATGATGAATTCAAACCTACCAGATTAATAGGTCATCAGAAGACAGTTATTCATGCACAATTTTCTCCTGATGGGAAGTTCATTGCTTCATGTTCTTTCGATAATACGGTTAGAGTGTGGTCCGCAACTGATGGCCAATTTTTAACTGTCTATCGTGGCCATGTGGGGCCTGTTTACAAAGTCGTGTGGTCCATTGATAACAATTACGTTGTTTCGTGTAGCCAAGATAGCACCTTGAAATTGTGGAAAGTCAGCCACCTCGTTTCTCagttaaaaaacaaaaagggaattccTTCAGGTGAAGAAGACACAGCTCCCTCAACTAATGGGATTTCCAACGAGCCGGAAGGAAAAATCGATTCaaagcagaaaaatggaaaaaattgcctTAACggtaaaaatacaaaaaaagtgaaaacacTGCTTGTGGACCTTCCTGGACATTCAGACGCTGTGTACGCCATTGACTGGTCGAATGACGGCAAGTTTGTCGCCTCCGGAGGGAAAGACAAACTTTTGAAAATATGGTCCTACTGa
- a CDS encoding leucine-rich repeat protein codes for MSSAGKVVSAVKSNRGSKGNVRTWSSKDDDENREISGEAKDSNAQNSVTNNTHGENIPCAEYQKTENEKEEAIRSNEDALFHIKDGLTQLEKTLSGDGYAFSKLTCKNKNLNYIPKEVEKYKHLKYINMSHNKIQDIDKLYNLSNVVFLDMSNNMIKTIKRVENQCLKNCVYMNLSYNLIKKVEDIKMQNLIELDLSYNNIESMNITLSSSLKKLNLSNNNIKILALKNQLANLESIDLSSNPIENIEFSEVAPNINYLKINNNSTMPMSQLSNLNNFKRLQRLDMDNYLHFKDISYKEIKQILEANTKDIDLQKFNGNRIDRQGAAGLTRKKKPVQ; via the coding sequence ATGAGCAGTGCAGGTAAGGTAGTCAGTGCGGTCAAAAGTAATAGGGGCAGTAAGGGAAATGTAAGGACATGGAGTAGTAAAGATGATGACGAAAATAGAGAAATTTCGGGGGAGGCAAAAGATAGCAACGCACAAAATAGTGTTACGAATAATACACATGGAGAGAACATCCCCTGCGCAGAATATCAAAAAAcggagaatgaaaaggaagaagccaTTAGGAGTAATGAAGACGCCCTGTTTCATATCAAGGATGGTTTGACGCAGTTAGAAAAAACGCTGAGCGGAGATGGATACGCCTTCAGCAAATTGacctgtaaaaataaaaatttaaattacaTCCCAAAGgaggtggaaaaatataaacacctcaagtatataaatatgtctCATAACAAAATCCAAGATATAGATAAGCTGTACAATTTGAGCAATGTGGTTTTTTTAGATATGTCTAATAATATGATAAAGACGATAAAAAGAGTGGAAAAccaatgtttaaaaaattgtgtcTACATGAATTTATCttataatttaattaaaaaggtggaagacataaaaatgcaaaatctaATAGAACTAGATTTGTCTTACAATAACATAGAAAGTATGAACATCACTCTGTCTAGTAgtctaaaaaaattaaacctctcaaataataatataaagaTATTAGCTCTTAAAAATCAACTAGCCAATTTGGAGTCCATAGACCTTTCATCCAATCCTATCGAAAATATAGAATTTAGTGAAGTCGCTCCCAACATAAATTATCTGAAAATTAACAACAACAGTACCATGCCTATGAGTCAGCTAAGTAACCTGAACAACTTCAAGAGACTGCAGCGCCTCGACATGGACAATTATCTGCATTTTAAAGATATATCATATAAGGAGATTAAGCAAATTCTGGAAGCAAACACAAAGGATATTGACCTGCAGAAGTTCAATGGAAACCGGATAGATAGGCAAGGCGCCGCGGGACttactagaaaaaaaaaacctgtCCAGTAA